A genomic window from Phocoena sinus isolate mPhoSin1 chromosome 20, mPhoSin1.pri, whole genome shotgun sequence includes:
- the KCNAB3 gene encoding voltage-gated potassium channel subunit beta-3 isoform X1, whose protein sequence is MQVSIACTEQNLRSRSSEDRLCGPRPGPGGGNGGPVGGGHGNPPGGGGSGPKARAAVVPRPPASAGVLRESTGRGTGMKYRNLGKSGLRVSCLGLGTWVTFGSQISDETAEDVLTVAYEHGVNLFDTTEVYAAGKAERTLGNILKSKGWRRSSYVITTKIFGGGQAETERGLSRKHIIEGLRGSLERLQLGYVDIIFANRSDPNSPMEDCASHDLCHQPGPGPILGDIPMGGCRNHGECATHLAVLQLVPTFHMATPNPTLLEGRGSGRKWKECSDPHLFPTPTQEAYSMARQFNLIPPVCEQAEHHLFQREKVEMQLPELYHKIGVGSVTWSPLACGLITSKYDGRVPDTCRVNIKGYQWHKDKVQSEDGKKQQAKVMDLLPIAHQLGCTVAQLAIAWCLRSEGVSSVLLGVSSAEQLIEHLGALQVLSQLTPQTVMEIEGLLGHKPHLKK, encoded by the exons ATGCAGGTGTCTATCGCATGTACCGAGCAGAACCTTCGCAGCCGGAGCAGTGAGGACCGTCTGTGTGGACCCCGGCCGGGCCCCGGGGGCGGTAATGGCGGGCCGGTCGGCGGGGGGCATGGGAATCCTCCGGGGGGAGGAGGGTCGGGCCCCAAGGCCCGGGCCGCAGTGGTCCCCCGACCCCCAGCGTCCGCTGGGGTCCTCCGAGAGAGCACCGGCCGAGGCACTGGCATGAAATACAG GAACCTAGGAAAGTCTGGTCTTCGGGTATCCTGCCTTGGCCTAG GTACCTGGGTCACATTTGGTTCTCAGATCTCAGATGAG ACAGCAGAGGATGTGCTGACAGTAGCCTATGAGCATGGCGTAAACCTGTTTGACACCACCGAAGTGTATGCAGCGGGAAA GGCTGAAAGAACCCTAGGCAACATCCTCAAGAGCAAAGGTTGGAG gAGATCAAGCTATGTCATCACCACCAAGATTTTTGGGGGAGGACA GGCAGAAACTGAGCGAGGCTTGAGCCGCAAACACATCATTGAGG GCTTGCGAGGATCCCTGGAACGCCTCCAGCTGGGATATGTGGACATCATCTTCGCCAATCGCTCAGACCCCAACAGTCCCATGGAGG ATTGTGCGAGCCATGACCTATGTCATCAACCAGGGCCTGGCCCTATACTGGGGGACATCCCGATGGGGGGCTGCAGAAATCATGGTGAGTGTGCCACCCACCTCGCCGTCCTACAACTTGTTCCCACTTTTCACATGGCCACTCCAAACCCCACTCtactggaggggagggggagtggaagaaaatggaaggagTGCTCTGACCCCCATCttttccccaccccaacccaggaGGCCTACTCCATGGCCAGACAGTtcaacctgattcctccagtgtGTGAACAAGCTGAGCACCATCTGTTTCAGAGAGAGAAGGTGGAGATGCAGCTGCCAGAGCTCTACCACAAGATTG GTGTTGGCTCAGTCACCTGGTCCCCTCTGGCCTGTGGCCTCATCACTAGCAAGTATGATGGGCGAGTCCCAGATACCTGCAGGGTCAACATCAAG GGCTACCAGTGGCACAAAGACAAAGTGCAGAGTGAGGATGGCAAGAAGCAACAAGCCAAAGTCATGGACCTTCTACCCATCGCTCACCAGCTGGGCTGCACCGTGGCGCAGCTTGCTATTG CGTGGTGTCTCCGCAGTGAGGGTGTCAGCTCGGTCTTGCTGGGGGTGTCCAGTGCAGAGCAGCTGATTGAACACCTGGGCGCCCTGCag GTGCTGAGTCAGCTGACCCCGCAGACGGTGATGGAGATAGAAGGGCTCCTGGGCCACAAACCGCATCTCAAGAAATAG
- the KCNAB3 gene encoding voltage-gated potassium channel subunit beta-3 isoform X2: MQVSIACTEQNLRSRSSEDRLCGPRPGPGGGNGGPVGGGHGNPPGGGGSGPKARAAVVPRPPASAGVLRESTGRGTGMKYRNLGKSGLRVSCLGLGTWVTFGSQISDETAEDVLTVAYEHGVNLFDTTEVYAAGKAERTLGNILKSKGWRRSSYVITTKIFGGGQAETERGLSRKHIIEGLRGSLERLQLGYVDIIFANRSDPNSPMEEIVRAMTYVINQGLALYWGTSRWGAAEIMEAYSMARQFNLIPPVCEQAEHHLFQREKVEMQLPELYHKIGVGSVTWSPLACGLITSKYDGRVPDTCRVNIKGYQWHKDKVQSEDGKKQQAKVMDLLPIAHQLGCTVAQLAIAWCLRSEGVSSVLLGVSSAEQLIEHLGALQVLSQLTPQTVMEIEGLLGHKPHLKK, from the exons ATGCAGGTGTCTATCGCATGTACCGAGCAGAACCTTCGCAGCCGGAGCAGTGAGGACCGTCTGTGTGGACCCCGGCCGGGCCCCGGGGGCGGTAATGGCGGGCCGGTCGGCGGGGGGCATGGGAATCCTCCGGGGGGAGGAGGGTCGGGCCCCAAGGCCCGGGCCGCAGTGGTCCCCCGACCCCCAGCGTCCGCTGGGGTCCTCCGAGAGAGCACCGGCCGAGGCACTGGCATGAAATACAG GAACCTAGGAAAGTCTGGTCTTCGGGTATCCTGCCTTGGCCTAG GTACCTGGGTCACATTTGGTTCTCAGATCTCAGATGAG ACAGCAGAGGATGTGCTGACAGTAGCCTATGAGCATGGCGTAAACCTGTTTGACACCACCGAAGTGTATGCAGCGGGAAA GGCTGAAAGAACCCTAGGCAACATCCTCAAGAGCAAAGGTTGGAG gAGATCAAGCTATGTCATCACCACCAAGATTTTTGGGGGAGGACA GGCAGAAACTGAGCGAGGCTTGAGCCGCAAACACATCATTGAGG GCTTGCGAGGATCCCTGGAACGCCTCCAGCTGGGATATGTGGACATCATCTTCGCCAATCGCTCAGACCCCAACAGTCCCATGGAGG AGATTGTGCGAGCCATGACCTATGTCATCAACCAGGGCCTGGCCCTATACTGGGGGACATCCCGATGGGGGGCTGCAGAAATCATG gaGGCCTACTCCATGGCCAGACAGTtcaacctgattcctccagtgtGTGAACAAGCTGAGCACCATCTGTTTCAGAGAGAGAAGGTGGAGATGCAGCTGCCAGAGCTCTACCACAAGATTG GTGTTGGCTCAGTCACCTGGTCCCCTCTGGCCTGTGGCCTCATCACTAGCAAGTATGATGGGCGAGTCCCAGATACCTGCAGGGTCAACATCAAG GGCTACCAGTGGCACAAAGACAAAGTGCAGAGTGAGGATGGCAAGAAGCAACAAGCCAAAGTCATGGACCTTCTACCCATCGCTCACCAGCTGGGCTGCACCGTGGCGCAGCTTGCTATTG CGTGGTGTCTCCGCAGTGAGGGTGTCAGCTCGGTCTTGCTGGGGGTGTCCAGTGCAGAGCAGCTGATTGAACACCTGGGCGCCCTGCag GTGCTGAGTCAGCTGACCCCGCAGACGGTGATGGAGATAGAAGGGCTCCTGGGCCACAAACCGCATCTCAAGAAATAG
- the TRAPPC1 gene encoding trafficking protein particle complex subunit 1, translating to MTVHNLYLFDRNGVCLHYSEWHRKKQAGIPKEEEYKLMYGMLFSIRSFVSKMSPLDMKDGFLAFQTSRYKLHYYETPTGIKVVMNTDLGVGPIRDVLHHIYSALYVELVVKNPLCPLGQTVQSELFRSRLDSYVRSLPFFSARAG from the exons ATGACTGTCCACAACCTGTACCTGTTTGACCGGAATGGAGTGTGTCTGCATTACAGCGAGTGGCACCGCAAGAAGCAAGCGGGGATCCCCAAGGAGGAG gaGTACAAGCTGATGTACGGGATGCTCTTCTCTATCCGCTCGTTTGTCAGCAAGATGTCCCCGCTAGACAT GAAGGACGGCTTCCTGGCCTTCCAAACTAGCCGTTACAAACTCCATTACTATGAGACGCCCACTGGGATCAAGGTTGTCATGAACACTGACTTGGGCGTGGGACCCATCCGAGATGTGTTGCACCACATCTACAGTGCG CTGTACGTGGAGCTGGTGGTGAAGAATCCCCTGTGCCCGCTGGGCCAAACTGTGCAAAGTGAGCTCTTCCGCTCCCGACTGGACTCCTACGTCCGCTCTCTGCCCTTCTTCTCCGCCCGGGCTGGCTGA
- the RNF227 gene encoding LOW QUALITY PROTEIN: RING finger protein 227 (The sequence of the model RefSeq protein was modified relative to this genomic sequence to represent the inferred CDS: deleted 1 base in 1 codon; substituted 1 base at 1 genomic stop codon) translates to MQLLVRVPSLPEQGELDCNICYRPFNLGDREPRRLPGTARARCGHTLCTACLRELAARGDGGGAAARAVSLRHVVMCPFCRTPTLLPRGRVTEVAVNPDLWSRLEATERAAHESNGAGGPVRESGDAAERPXLGKGEKEAGPRSARWRELLRPWARVLAPARRWRRPLPSNVLYGPEIKDSAHMTCCTL, encoded by the exons ATGCAGCTCCTGGTGCGGGTGCCGTCTCTTCCGGAGCAGGGCGAGCTGGACTGCAACATCTGCTACCGGCCCTTCAACCTCGGGGACCGCGAGCCCCGCCGCCTCCCCGGAACGGCGCGCGCGCGCTGCGGCCACACGCTCTGCACCGCCTGTCTGCGCGAGTTGGCGGCGCGTGGCGACGGCGGCGGGGCGGCCGCGCGCGCAGTGAGTCTGCGCCACGTCGTCATGTGCCCCTTCTGTCGCACGCCCACCCTGCTCCCGCGCGGCAGGGTCACTGAAGTCGCTGTCAACCCGGACTTGTGGTCACGCTTGGAGGCAACAGAGCGGGCCGCGCACGAATCTAATGGGGCGGGTGGTCCGGTTCGCGAAAGCGGTGATGCGGCCGAGAGGCCG TgactaggaaaaggagagaaggaggcgGGGCCTAGGAGCGCGCGATGGCGTGAGCTCCTGCGGCCCTGGGCCCGGGTGCTGGCACCCGCGCGCAGGTGGCGGCGCCCGCTGCCTAGCAACG TGCTGTACGGTCCAGAGATCAAGGACTCGGCCCACATGACCTGCTGCACGCTGTAA